The following are encoded in a window of Drosophila simulans strain w501 chromosome 3L, Prin_Dsim_3.1, whole genome shotgun sequence genomic DNA:
- the LOC6738408 gene encoding 2-oxoglutarate dehydrogenase-like, mitochondrial isoform X3, whose product MHRAHTAFSLALSPMAHKNFATWLLKSSSSQQVSLMAKVTAAAAVRTYNSAAAEPFANGSTASYVEEMYNAWLRDPTSVHTSWDAYFRSNSYVSPPNLAPVQANTLPLTSFNFGGAVSGAAPDSKTIDDHLAVQAIIRSYQIRGHNIAHLDPLEINTPELPGNSSTKSIYANFSFEPSEQDMDRQFKLPSTTFIGGDEASLPLKEILNRLENVYCNKIGVEFMFINSLEQCNWIRKRFETPGVLNFSPEEKRLILARLTRATGFEAFLAKKYSSEKRFGLEGCEIMIPALKEIIDVSTELGVESVIMGMPHRGRLNTLANVCRKPLNQIFTQFAGLEAADDGSGDVKYHLGTYIERLNRVTNKNIRLAVVANPSHLEAVDPVVQGKTRAEQFYRGDQEGKKVMSILIHGDAAFCGQGVVYETMHLSDLPDYTTHGTIHVVANNQIGFTTDPRFSRSSPYCTDVARVVNAPIFHVNADDPEAVMHVCKVAAEWRATFHKDCVIDLVGYRRNGHNEIDEPMFTQPLMYQKIRKHKNCLDLYADKLIAEGTVTGEEVKSVAAKYENICEEAFALAKTETHVKYKDWLDSPWSGFFEGKDPLKVAPTGVKEETLIHIGNRFSSPPPNAAEFVIHKGLLRVLAARKAMVDEKVADWALGEAMAFGSLLKEGIHVRLSGQDVERGTFSHRHHVLHHQLVDKATYNSLQHMYPDQAPYSVSNSSLSEYAVLGFEHGYSMTNPNALVLWEAQFGDFSNTAQSIIDQFISSGQSKWVRQSGLVMLLPHGMEGMGPEHSSCRVERFLQMSSDDPDYFPPESDEFGVRQLHDINWIVANCSTPANYYHILRRQIALPFRKPLILCTPKSLLRHPEAKSPFSEMSEGSEFQRIIPDNGPAGQNPSNVKKVVFCSGRVYYDLTKTRREKQLEGEIAIVRVEQISPFPFDLVKEQANLYKNAELVWAQEEHKNQGSWTYVQPRFLTALNHSRDVSQSDEQSSSTNTTTTTDHTNHESDTDSDSKSKPWLSRMFAAPNSGGDPKDLAQTLGGDFNAAKHFDLKNVRHDFNRPAGIAAAPGARIAKTGRKISYVGRACGASTATGSKAQHIRELNALLNDAIST is encoded by the exons ATGCATAGAGCCCACACAGCCTTCAGCCTGGCCTTGTCGCCGATGGCGCACAAGAACTTCGCCACATGGCTGctcaagagcagcagcagtcagcAGGTGAGTTTG ATGGCCAAGGTAACTGCAGCGGCCGCTGTGCGCACCTACAACTCCGCGGCTGCCGAACCTTTTGCCAACGGCAGCACCGCCTCCTACGTGGAGGAGATGTACAACGCCTGGCTTCGGGATCCCACTTCCGTGCACACC TCCTGGGACGCGTACTTCCGCAGCAACAGCTACGTTAGCCCGCCCAACTTGGCGCCCGTGCAGGCCAACACTCTGCCGCTGACCTCCTTCAACTTTGGAGGAGCCGTCTCCGGCGCTGCGCCCGACTCCAAGACCATTGACGACCATCTGGCCGTCCAGGCCATCATCAGGAGCTACCAG ATTCGAGGACATAATATTGCTCACCTCGATCCACTCGAAATTAATACACCAGAATTGCCTGGCAACTCCTCGACGAAATCCATTTACGCTAATTTCAGTTTTG AACCAA gcgaGCAGGACATGGATCGCCAGTTCAAGCTGCCCAGCACTACCTTCATCGGAGGCGATGAGGCTTCGTTGCCCCTAAA GGAAATCCTGAACCGCCTGGAGAACGTCTACTGTAACAAGATTGGCGTTGAGTTCATGTTCATCAACTCGCTGGAGCAATGCAACTGGATCCGCAAGCGTTTTGAGACTCCCGGCGTCCTCAACTTCTCGCCCGAGGAGAAGCGTCTGATCCTGGCCCGTTTGACCCGTGCCACCGGCTTCGAGGCTTTCCTGGCCAAGAAGTACTCTTCTGAGAAACGTTTCGGTCTGGAGGGTTGCGAGATCATGATCCCAGCCCTGAAGGAGATCATCGACGTGTCAACGGAGTTGGGAGTGGAGTCGGTCATCATGGGCATGCCCCATCGTGGACGTCTAAACACCTTGGCCAATGTGTGCCGCAAGCCCTTGAACCAGATCTTCACCCAGTTCGCTGGTCTGGAGGCTGCTGATGAT GGCTCTGGTGATGTCAAGTACCATCTGGGTACATACATCGAGCGATTGAACCGCGTCACAAACAAGAACATCCGCTTGGCTGTCGTGGCCAACCCGTCCCATCTGGAGGCTGTGGATCCCGTGGTGCAGGGCAAGACCCGTGCCGAGCAGTTCTACCGTGGCGACCAGGAGGGCAAGAAGGTTATGTCCATTTTGATTCACGGTGATGCCGCCTTCTGCGGACAGGGTGTCGTTTACGAAACTATGCATCTGTCGGATCTGCCCGACTACACCACACACGGAACTATCCATGTGGTGGCCAACAACCAGATCGGTTTCACCACCGATCCCCGTTTCTCGAGGTCCTCTCCCTACTGTACGGATGTGGCTCGTGTCGTCAATGCTCCTATTTTCCACGTGAACGCTGACGATCCAGAGGCTGTGATGCATGTGTGCAAGGTGGCTGCTGAATGGCGTGCCACTTTCCACAAGGATTGTGTTATTGATTTGGTCGGATACCGCCGCAATGGACACAACGAGATCGACGAGCCCATGTTCACGCAACCCTTGATGTACCAGAAGATCCGCAAGCACAAGAACTGTCTGGACCTGTATGCCGACAAACTGATCGCTGAGGGCACTGTCACCGGCGAGGAGGTCAAGTCGGTTGCTGCTAAATACGAGAACATTTGCGAGGAGGCATTCGCTCTGGCCAAGACCGAGACCCACGTCAAGTACAAGGACTGGCTCGACTCGCCCTGGTCCGGCTTCTTCGAGGGCAAGGACCCCTTGAAGGTAGCGCCCACTGGAGTCAAGGAGGAGACCCTCATCCACATCGGCAACCGCTTCTCGTCGCCGCCACCGAACGCTGCTGAATTCGTGATTCACAA GGGTCTATTGCGAGTGTTGGCCGCTCGCAAGGCAATGGTGGACGAAAAGGTCGCTGATTGGGCCTTGGGAGAGGCTATGGCCTTCGGCTCTCTGCTGAAGGAGGGAATCCATGTGCGCCTTTCGGGACAGGATGTCGAGCGCGGTACCTTCTCGCATCGCCACCATGTGCTGCACCACCAGCTGGTCGACAAGGCCACCTACAACTCGCTGCAGCACATGTACCCAGATCAGGCGCCCTACTCCGTCTCCAACAGCTCGCTGTCGGAGTACGCAGTGCTTGGTTTCGAGCACGGTTACTCGATGACCAATCCCAATGCCCTGGTGCTGTGGGAGGCTCAGTTCGGAGACTTCAGCAACACGGCCCAGTCGATCATCGATCAGTTCATCTCCAGCGGTCAGTCAAAGTGGGTGCGCCAATCGGGTCTGGTGATGCTCCTGCCCCACGGCATGGAAGGCATGGGCCCCGAGCACTCCTCGTGCCGAGTGGAGCGCTTCCTGCAAATGAGCAGCGACGATCCCGACTACTTCCCACCAGAGTCCGATGAGTTCGGAGTGCGACAGCTGCACGACATTAACTGGATCGTGGCAAACTGCTCGACGCCCGCCAACTACTACCACATCCTGCGCCGACAGATCGCATTGCCTTTCCGCAAGCCCCTGATCCTGTGCACGCCCAAATCGCTGCTGCGTCACCCCGAGGCTAAGAGTCCTTTCAGCGAGATGAGCGAGGGCAGCGAGTTCCAGCGCATCATCCCCGACAACGGTCCCGCCGGCCAGAATCCCAGCAATGTGAAGAAGGTCGTCTTCTGCTCGGGCCGCGTCTACTACGATTTGACCAAGACACGTAGGGAAAAGCAGCTGGAGGGCGAAATCGCCATTGTGCGCGTGGAGCAG ATCTCTCCCTTCCCCTTCGATCTGGTCAAGGAGCAGGCCAACCTGTATAAGAATGCCGAACTCGTGTGGGCCCAAGAGGAGCACAAGAACCAGGGCAGCTGGACCTATGTGCAACCTCGTTTCCTCACCGCCTTGAACCACAGCCGCGACGTCAG CCAAAGCGATGAACAATCCTCCTCCACCAATACTACCACTACTACTGATCATACTAATCATGAATCCGACACCGATTCCGATTCAAAATCTAAACCGTGGCTGAGTCGCATGTTCGCCGCCCCGAACTCCGGCGGCGATCCTAAGGATCTGGCGCAAACCCTTGGCGGCGACTTCAATGCCGCCAAGCACTTTGACCTAAAGAATGTACGACACGATTTCAATAGGCCCGCGGGCATCGCGGCCGCTCCGGGCGCCCGCATAGCGAAAACCGGACGCAAAATTAG CTACGTCGGCCGCGCCTGCGGAGCCTCCACCGCCACCGGATCCAAGGCCCAGCACATCCGTGAGCTGAACGCGCTGCTCAATGACGCGATTTCGACCTAA